A window of the Cystobacter fuscus genome harbors these coding sequences:
- a CDS encoding MOSC domain-containing protein → MLTLSSLSIYPLKSCAELPLTQATVEPLGLQQDRRWMAVRSDGSCMTGRELPGFVHLRAVPVPEGLHLSAPGMPELVVSVPPADAPRLDITVWDDTCSAAWIGDDADRWLSAYLREPARLVYVDTRMQRPVDPKYAAPEDRVGFADGFPLLLATEASLADLNTRLPQPVQMNRFRPNLVVSGCEPFAEDRWKRLRIGEVELELVKPCARCVFVNVDTRTARPDPAQQPLRTLATYRKDGNKVMFGQNVIARRTGVLRVGDAVEVLEEA, encoded by the coding sequence GTGCTCACGCTCTCCTCCCTCTCCATCTACCCGCTCAAGTCCTGCGCGGAGCTGCCGCTGACCCAGGCCACGGTGGAGCCGCTCGGGCTGCAACAGGATCGCCGCTGGATGGCGGTGCGGTCGGATGGCTCCTGCATGACGGGACGCGAGCTGCCCGGCTTCGTGCACCTGCGGGCCGTGCCGGTGCCCGAGGGACTCCACCTGTCGGCGCCCGGCATGCCCGAGCTCGTGGTGTCCGTGCCTCCGGCGGACGCGCCCCGCCTCGACATCACCGTCTGGGACGACACCTGCTCGGCCGCCTGGATCGGGGACGACGCGGACCGGTGGCTCTCCGCGTACCTGCGCGAGCCCGCGCGGCTCGTGTACGTGGACACGCGCATGCAGCGTCCGGTGGATCCCAAGTACGCCGCGCCCGAGGACCGGGTCGGCTTCGCCGACGGCTTTCCGCTCCTGCTCGCCACCGAGGCCTCGCTCGCCGACCTCAACACGCGTCTGCCCCAGCCCGTGCAGATGAACCGCTTCCGCCCCAACCTCGTGGTGAGCGGCTGCGAGCCCTTCGCCGAGGATCGCTGGAAGCGGCTGCGCATCGGCGAGGTGGAGTTGGAGCTCGTCAAGCCGTGCGCCCGCTGCGTCTTCGTCAACGTGGATACGCGCACGGCCCGGCCCGACCCCGCCCAGCAGCCCCTGCGCACCCTCGCCACGTACCGCAAGGACGGCAACAAGGTGATGTTCGGCCAGAACGTCATCGCGCGCCGCACGGGCGTGTTGCGCGTGGGCGATGCGGTCGAAGTGTTGGAAGAGGCCTGA
- a CDS encoding YihY/virulence factor BrkB family protein, which translates to MTIAHRARNIFKLGRQAVSEWSEDNAPMFAASLSYYTLFSIAPLLVIAVSVAGMVFGEEAARGQIQAQLEDLVGRGSAEVIGQMMISARKPEAGILATAIGLVALIFGATGVFVQLQDALNHIWNVKPKPRNGVIAFLRSRFLSFAMVLVIGFLLLVSLVVSAVLAALGAWFSNLLPGWTVMWQGVNLLISFGVITVLFAMMYKLLPDTHVSWRDVWLGAAVTSLLFSLGKFLIGLYLGRSAVASSYGAAGSLAVVLLWVYYSAQILFLGAEFTQVYARSHGSHSHPARQQTPRPEERAPGAEAHPI; encoded by the coding sequence ATGACGATCGCGCATCGCGCCCGGAACATCTTCAAGCTCGGCAGGCAGGCGGTCTCGGAGTGGAGCGAGGACAACGCTCCGATGTTCGCCGCCTCGCTCTCCTACTACACCCTCTTCTCCATCGCCCCGCTGCTGGTCATCGCCGTGAGCGTGGCGGGCATGGTGTTTGGCGAGGAGGCGGCGCGGGGGCAGATCCAGGCGCAGTTGGAGGACCTGGTGGGCCGCGGCAGCGCCGAGGTCATCGGGCAGATGATGATCAGCGCGCGCAAGCCGGAAGCAGGCATCCTCGCCACCGCCATCGGCCTCGTCGCCCTCATCTTCGGCGCCACGGGCGTGTTCGTGCAGTTGCAGGACGCGCTCAACCACATCTGGAACGTGAAGCCCAAGCCGCGCAACGGTGTCATCGCCTTCCTGCGCAGCCGCTTCCTGTCCTTCGCCATGGTGCTGGTGATTGGCTTCCTGCTGCTGGTGTCGCTGGTGGTGAGCGCCGTGCTGGCGGCGCTGGGCGCGTGGTTCTCCAACCTGCTGCCTGGCTGGACGGTGATGTGGCAGGGCGTCAACCTGCTCATCTCCTTCGGTGTCATCACCGTGCTCTTCGCGATGATGTACAAGCTGCTCCCCGACACCCACGTGTCCTGGCGGGACGTGTGGCTGGGGGCCGCCGTGACGTCGCTGCTCTTCAGCCTGGGCAAGTTCCTCATCGGGCTGTACCTGGGCCGCAGCGCCGTGGCGTCGAGCTACGGCGCGGCGGGCTCGCTGGCGGTGGTGCTGCTCTGGGTCTACTACTCCGCGCAGATCCTCTTCCTCGGGGCCGAGTTCACCCAGGTGTACGCCCGCAGCCACGGCAGCCACAGCCACCCGGCGCGGCAACAGACCCCGCGACCCGAGGAACGGGCCCCGGGGGCGGAGGCCCACCCGATCTGA
- a CDS encoding glycoside hydrolase family 31 protein produces MLPLLAALWLTAAPLPAAPQSLTSVTSSRALSDGLELRAGEATLRISALRDDILRIRVSPGAALPEDASWAVLREARARSVKVKALPESEASVGFRTAALEVRVEKNPLRLLILDLQGNLLSADAVGRPTQFLGGGFQLTRQMPADEHYFGLGDKAGPLDRRDQAFTLWNTDAYRHQESTDPIYKSIPFFMAVRAGRAHGILLDNTWRTHFDFGKQWHDAYTFGSEGGPLEYYFLHGPEPKKVLEGYTFLTGPAPLPPRWALGFQQSRFSYEPESRVREIASRLRADQIPSDVLFLDIDYLDRFRAFTADKSKFPDLPGLIRDLGQQNFRVITISDMHIARVPDAGYAPYDTGVAGNHFVHNPDGSLFAGRVWPGDSVFPDFTRAQTRDWWGSQYKELVAQGVAGHWNDMNEPSVFSPLKTLPLDSVHRIEEPGFESRNATHAEVHNVIGLLNARATYEGLSKLQPEERPYVLTRATYAGGHRYGATWTGDNSATWNHLRLSTPMLLNLGLSGFSLAGVDVGGYSGTPPEELLTRWFEVGAFNPLYRGHAEKGTGDHEVWAHGPAPEAVRRRYIETRYRLLPYLYTLAEENSRTGLPMMRPLFLEFPTATEDKHPLDLDAGHEFMLGRALLVAPPPFPENPDVYPVTLPPGDWFDFWTGHKAEGTRNGTAPTNASTPSTLKVTPKLDELPVFVRAGSILPLQPLVQHTAQVPQGPLELRVYPGPDCQGDLYLDDGHSLAYKKGAWLRQRFSCQVETSGLKVTLARPTGSYPAWWKTVDIVVHDWPEARTSATLARGGSPSVRYDAATRTLRISIPADRAGSELRLTRAP; encoded by the coding sequence ATGCTCCCTCTCCTCGCTGCTCTCTGGCTCACCGCGGCCCCGCTCCCCGCGGCTCCGCAATCACTCACGTCCGTCACCTCCTCCCGTGCCCTGTCCGATGGACTCGAGCTGCGCGCGGGAGAGGCGACCCTGCGCATCTCCGCCCTGCGTGACGACATCCTGCGCATCCGCGTCAGCCCGGGGGCGGCCCTGCCGGAAGACGCCTCGTGGGCCGTGCTCCGCGAGGCCCGTGCTCGGAGCGTCAAGGTGAAGGCGCTGCCGGAGAGCGAGGCTTCCGTGGGCTTCCGCACGGCGGCGCTGGAGGTCCGGGTCGAGAAGAATCCCCTGCGGCTGCTCATCCTCGATCTCCAGGGCAACCTCCTCTCGGCCGACGCGGTGGGCCGTCCCACGCAGTTCCTCGGAGGAGGGTTCCAGCTCACCAGGCAGATGCCCGCGGACGAGCACTACTTCGGCCTGGGCGACAAGGCAGGCCCACTCGACCGCCGCGACCAGGCCTTCACCCTCTGGAACACCGACGCCTACCGCCATCAGGAATCGACCGATCCCATCTACAAGAGCATTCCGTTCTTCATGGCCGTTCGCGCCGGCCGCGCCCACGGCATCCTGCTCGACAACACCTGGCGCACCCACTTCGACTTCGGCAAGCAGTGGCACGACGCCTACACCTTCGGCTCCGAGGGTGGCCCGCTCGAGTACTACTTCCTGCACGGGCCCGAGCCCAAGAAGGTGCTCGAGGGCTACACCTTCCTCACCGGGCCCGCGCCCCTGCCTCCACGCTGGGCGCTCGGCTTCCAGCAGTCCCGCTTCAGCTACGAGCCCGAGTCGCGCGTGCGGGAAATCGCCTCGCGCTTGAGGGCCGATCAGATCCCCTCGGACGTGCTCTTCCTGGACATCGACTACCTGGATCGCTTCCGCGCCTTCACCGCCGACAAGAGCAAGTTCCCGGATCTGCCCGGGCTCATCCGCGACCTGGGCCAGCAGAACTTCCGGGTGATCACCATCTCCGACATGCACATCGCGCGGGTGCCCGACGCCGGGTACGCGCCATATGACACGGGGGTCGCCGGCAACCACTTCGTCCACAACCCGGACGGCAGCCTCTTCGCCGGCCGTGTCTGGCCCGGCGACTCGGTGTTTCCCGACTTCACCCGCGCCCAGACGCGCGACTGGTGGGGCTCGCAGTACAAGGAGCTGGTGGCGCAGGGCGTGGCGGGCCACTGGAACGACATGAACGAGCCCTCGGTCTTCTCCCCTCTCAAGACCCTGCCGCTCGACTCGGTGCACCGCATCGAGGAGCCCGGCTTCGAGAGCCGGAACGCCACCCACGCCGAGGTGCACAACGTCATCGGCCTGCTGAACGCGCGCGCCACCTATGAGGGACTGTCGAAGCTCCAGCCCGAGGAACGGCCGTATGTCCTCACCCGCGCCACCTACGCGGGAGGCCACCGCTACGGCGCCACCTGGACGGGAGACAACAGCGCCACCTGGAACCACCTGCGCCTGAGCACGCCCATGCTCTTGAACCTGGGGCTCAGCGGCTTCTCGCTCGCGGGGGTCGACGTCGGGGGCTACTCGGGTACGCCCCCGGAAGAGCTGCTGACGCGCTGGTTTGAAGTCGGCGCCTTCAATCCCCTCTACCGCGGCCACGCCGAGAAGGGCACCGGCGACCACGAGGTCTGGGCCCACGGCCCCGCGCCCGAGGCCGTGCGCCGCCGCTACATCGAGACGCGCTACCGGCTGCTGCCCTACCTCTACACCCTGGCGGAGGAGAACTCGCGCACGGGCCTGCCCATGATGCGTCCCCTCTTCCTCGAGTTCCCCACGGCCACCGAGGACAAACATCCGCTGGACCTCGATGCCGGCCACGAGTTCATGCTCGGCCGCGCCCTGCTGGTGGCGCCCCCGCCCTTCCCCGAGAACCCGGATGTGTACCCGGTCACCCTGCCCCCCGGTGACTGGTTCGACTTCTGGACGGGCCACAAGGCCGAGGGCACCCGGAACGGCACCGCGCCGACCAATGCCTCCACGCCCTCGACGTTGAAGGTGACGCCCAAGCTGGACGAGCTGCCAGTGTTCGTCCGGGCCGGCAGCATCCTTCCCCTACAGCCGCTGGTGCAGCACACGGCGCAGGTGCCCCAGGGCCCCCTGGAGCTGCGCGTCTACCCGGGGCCGGACTGCCAGGGCGACCTCTACCTCGATGACGGCCACAGCCTCGCCTACAAGAAGGGCGCCTGGCTGCGGCAGCGCTTCTCCTGCCAGGTCGAGACGAGCGGGCTGAAGGTGACGCTGGCCAGGCCCACGGGCAGCTACCCGGCGTGGTGGAAGACCGTGGACATCGTGGTCCACGACTGGCCCGAGGCCCGCACCTCCGCGACCCTCGCCCGGGGAGGCTCCCCCTCCGTCCGCTACGACGCCGCGACGCGCACCTTGCGCATCTCGATTCCCGCCGATCGCGCGGGCTCGGAGCTGCGGCTGACACGCGCCCCCTAG
- a CDS encoding cytochrome P450 yields MSSPSSPRPEAANASGCPFSARSFNPFAPPQHENMQALFAQARREQPVFFSEAMNAWVVTRHEDICAAVEDTQRFSSKLDSQIFEALLPEPRAYLADAGYRKMPMIYDDPPEHSRSRQIVARLFSKENLAALEPLVRSITEELVDGFAQDRQVELVSRLAYPLPIRVIFAWMGLPLELMDDFKKWSRHLTLMLSLQARTLELQNECVRGVTDMQRCVAELISERVAHPREDGLTVLAQSLREGTTLDAADLAAMVMLLISAGHETTSSLMGMAVRVLLEQPERWRQLREEPHTLPRVVEEVLRYETPMAILARHTATQAELGGVTIPAGARVLLVVLSGNRDERRFPEPEGFDPKRPQLGQHLAFGRGIHVCVGAGLARLEARVMLEVLARRLPGLRIVEPPRLVPGPVRHQEQLLLAWD; encoded by the coding sequence ATGAGTTCCCCGTCGTCCCCACGTCCAGAGGCCGCGAACGCATCCGGCTGCCCTTTCTCGGCCAGGTCCTTCAACCCCTTCGCGCCCCCCCAGCACGAGAACATGCAGGCCCTCTTCGCCCAGGCCCGGCGCGAGCAGCCCGTCTTCTTCAGTGAGGCCATGAACGCCTGGGTGGTGACGCGCCACGAGGACATCTGCGCCGCCGTAGAGGATACGCAGCGCTTCTCCTCGAAACTCGACTCGCAGATCTTCGAGGCACTCCTGCCCGAGCCCCGGGCGTACCTGGCGGACGCGGGCTACCGCAAGATGCCCATGATCTACGATGATCCCCCCGAGCACTCGCGCTCCCGGCAGATCGTCGCCCGGCTCTTCTCCAAGGAGAACCTCGCCGCGCTGGAGCCGCTCGTGCGCAGCATCACCGAGGAGCTGGTGGACGGCTTCGCCCAGGACCGGCAGGTGGAGCTGGTCAGCCGACTGGCCTACCCGCTGCCCATCCGGGTCATCTTCGCGTGGATGGGCCTGCCGCTGGAGCTGATGGACGACTTCAAGAAGTGGTCCCGCCATCTCACCCTGATGCTGTCGCTCCAGGCCCGGACGCTGGAGCTGCAGAACGAGTGCGTGCGCGGGGTGACGGACATGCAGCGCTGCGTGGCGGAGCTCATCTCCGAGCGCGTGGCGCACCCGCGCGAGGATGGCCTGACCGTGCTGGCCCAGTCGCTGAGGGAGGGCACCACCCTGGACGCGGCGGATCTGGCGGCCATGGTGATGCTGCTGATCTCCGCCGGCCACGAGACCACCTCCAGCCTGATGGGAATGGCGGTACGCGTCCTGCTGGAGCAGCCCGAGCGCTGGCGACAGCTCCGCGAGGAGCCGCACACCCTTCCGCGGGTGGTCGAGGAGGTGCTGCGCTACGAGACGCCGATGGCCATCCTGGCCCGCCATACCGCCACGCAGGCCGAGCTGGGAGGGGTGACGATCCCGGCCGGAGCGCGGGTGCTGCTGGTGGTGCTCTCGGGGAACCGGGACGAGCGGCGCTTCCCCGAGCCGGAGGGCTTCGACCCCAAGCGGCCCCAACTGGGGCAGCACCTGGCCTTCGGCCGGGGCATCCACGTCTGCGTGGGAGCGGGCCTGGCCCGGCTGGAGGCCCGGGTGATGCTGGAGGTGCTCGCCCGTAGACTGCCCGGGCTTCGGATCGTGGAACCGCCCCGGCTGGTCCCTGGCCCGGTGCGCCACCAAGAGCAGCTCCTGCTCGCCTGGGACTGA